A window of the Citrus sinensis cultivar Valencia sweet orange chromosome 9, DVS_A1.0, whole genome shotgun sequence genome harbors these coding sequences:
- the LOC102620446 gene encoding peroxiredoxin Q, chloroplastic, with translation MAASLNLPKHTLPPFLPTQTPRTPPSQSLAIPSKSSSQSQFYGLGFSFSSNLPIPSSTSFKTSISAKVSKGQAPPSFTLKDQEGRNVSLSKFKGKPVVVYFYPADETPGCTKQACAFRDSYEKFKKAGAEVIGISGDDSSSHKAFAKKYRLPYTLLSDEGNKVRKEWGVPADFFGSLPGRQTYVLDKNGVVQLIYNNQFQPEKHIDETLKFLQSS, from the exons ATGGCTGCTTCACTGAATCTCCCAAAGCACACTCTCCCACCTTTTCTCCCCACTCAAACTCCCAGAACCCCACCTTCCCAAAGCCTCGCAATTCCCTCCAAATCATCATCACAGTCTCAATTTTATGGCCTCGGgttctctttttcttccaaCTTGCCAATCCCATCTTCCACATCTTTCAAGACTTCCATTTCTGCCAAG GTGAGCAAAGGACAGGCGCCTCCTTCCTTCACATTGAAAGATCAAGAGGGCAGGAATGTGAGCCTATCCAAGTTTAAAGGGAAGCCCGTGGTTGTTTATTTTTACCCTGCTGATGAGACACCTGGCTGCACCAAACAG GCATGCGCTTTTAGGGATTCTTATGagaaatttaagaaagcaGGAGCTGAGGTTATTGGGATTAGTGGTGATGATTCATCGTCACACAAG GCATTTGCAAAAAAGTATAGGCTTCCATATACATTGCTGAGCGACGAGGGTAACAAGGTGAGGAAAGAATGGGGGGTTCCAGCAGACTTCTTTGGATCATTGCCTGGGAGACAGACTTACGTTCTTGACAAGAATGGAGTGGTTCAGCTCATCTACAACAACCAGTTCCAACCTGAAAAACACATTGATGAGACCTTGAAGTTTCTTCAAAGCAGTTGA